Proteins from a genomic interval of Pseudomonas silesiensis:
- a CDS encoding xanthine dehydrogenase family protein molybdopterin-binding subunit: protein MLNDIFSQELPRSLQHLLERDQADGAFTLPRRSFLKIVGIGGLALGAFPHLALAQEATGGDAALLKPSQQPSAFVQIDSSGQVTVTINRLEFGQGVQTGLPMILAEELDADWSLVRSRNGNNNTAYQDPVFGMHLTGGSNSIKNSYTQYRELGARARAMLLAAAAARWNVEVTRLSTQAGMVLGPAGLKASYGELAEAAMALPVPDKVTLKDPRDFRIIGQATTRIDAKAKSSGQQDFGIDMHLPGQLTAVVARPPVFGAKIASLDDSAARAIKGVKAALRVPLDGGAEGVAVIADGYWQAKLGRDALKLQWDLATVEKVDSEQQLIQYRALAGQPGLVHFDADMAPLATAKHQLEAEFVFPYLAHAPMEPLNCTVQISDKGAQLWVGTQFPGGDSAAAAKVLNLKPEHIQINVQTAGGGFGRRGVPTSDFIVQACEVAKAARSVGLNVPIRTLWSREDDIKGGYYRPMHLHRARIGFDDSGTVVAWDHVLIGQSILTDTMFGGQIKNGIDPTATEGMRDPYPLPMRLTVHHPKLNVPVLWWRSVGSTHTAFVMETLLDEIARTTKQDPVAYRMKLFGEQSPRHREALQLAVDKSGYGKRQLPAGHAWGVAVHECFSSVVAYVVEASVQNGRPVLHHVTAGVHCNLVVNPRSVEAQVQGAALMGLSMCLPGNAITLKDGVVQQSNFADFSVPRITDMPEFAVHVVPSAEPPTGMGEPGLPALAPAFANAIASLTGKPIRELPFKLT from the coding sequence ATGCTGAACGACATCTTTTCCCAAGAGCTTCCGCGTTCCCTGCAACACCTACTCGAACGCGACCAAGCCGACGGTGCCTTCACACTTCCACGCCGCAGTTTCCTCAAAATCGTCGGGATTGGCGGCCTGGCTCTGGGTGCCTTTCCGCACTTGGCGCTGGCGCAGGAAGCCACTGGCGGTGACGCTGCGCTGCTCAAACCGAGTCAGCAACCCTCTGCATTCGTGCAGATCGACTCCAGCGGTCAGGTCACTGTAACGATCAACCGGCTGGAGTTCGGTCAGGGCGTTCAGACCGGACTGCCGATGATTCTCGCTGAGGAACTCGATGCCGACTGGAGTCTCGTGCGTAGCCGCAACGGCAATAACAACACGGCCTACCAGGACCCGGTCTTCGGCATGCACCTCACCGGCGGCTCCAATTCGATCAAAAACAGCTACACCCAGTACCGCGAACTGGGTGCGCGCGCTCGGGCCATGCTGCTCGCTGCAGCGGCCGCACGCTGGAACGTGGAGGTCACGCGCCTTAGCACTCAAGCGGGCATGGTGCTTGGCCCGGCAGGCCTTAAAGCGAGTTACGGGGAACTGGCAGAGGCTGCGATGGCGTTGCCCGTGCCCGACAAGGTCACGCTCAAGGATCCCAGGGATTTCCGCATCATTGGCCAGGCCACTACGCGCATCGATGCCAAGGCCAAGAGCAGTGGCCAGCAGGATTTCGGCATCGACATGCACTTGCCCGGACAGCTCACTGCCGTCGTTGCGCGCCCACCGGTGTTCGGTGCAAAAATCGCCTCCCTGGATGACAGCGCCGCACGCGCAATTAAAGGGGTAAAAGCCGCGTTGCGAGTACCTCTGGACGGCGGCGCCGAAGGTGTCGCGGTGATTGCCGATGGCTACTGGCAGGCGAAGCTTGGACGCGACGCATTGAAGCTGCAATGGGACCTGGCCACCGTCGAGAAGGTAGACAGCGAACAGCAACTGATCCAGTACCGGGCGTTAGCGGGGCAACCGGGCTTGGTCCACTTTGACGCCGACATGGCACCGCTTGCTACAGCCAAGCATCAATTGGAGGCAGAGTTCGTATTTCCCTACCTGGCTCATGCGCCCATGGAACCGCTGAACTGCACCGTGCAGATTTCCGATAAGGGCGCACAACTGTGGGTTGGCACTCAGTTTCCGGGGGGTGACAGTGCCGCAGCGGCCAAGGTACTGAATCTGAAACCCGAGCACATTCAAATCAACGTGCAAACGGCCGGCGGTGGTTTTGGCCGGCGTGGTGTGCCCACCAGTGATTTCATCGTGCAGGCGTGTGAAGTCGCTAAAGCCGCACGGTCAGTTGGGCTGAATGTTCCCATACGGACTCTCTGGAGCCGCGAAGACGATATCAAGGGCGGCTATTACCGCCCCATGCACCTGCATCGCGCGCGTATAGGCTTTGACGACAGCGGCACGGTGGTGGCGTGGGACCATGTCTTGATCGGGCAATCGATCCTTACCGACACGATGTTTGGAGGACAGATTAAGAACGGCATTGACCCGACGGCGACAGAAGGCATGCGTGACCCCTATCCCCTACCGATGCGGCTGACAGTCCACCATCCCAAGCTCAACGTACCCGTGCTGTGGTGGCGCAGCGTGGGCTCTACCCACACGGCCTTTGTGATGGAGACATTGCTCGACGAGATTGCGCGAACGACGAAGCAAGACCCGGTGGCATACCGAATGAAGCTGTTTGGCGAGCAAAGCCCGCGCCATCGCGAAGCGCTGCAATTAGCGGTGGACAAGAGCGGGTATGGCAAACGTCAACTGCCTGCCGGACACGCGTGGGGCGTTGCGGTCCATGAGTGTTTCAGTTCGGTAGTGGCTTATGTGGTGGAAGCCTCAGTGCAGAACGGTCGCCCGGTACTGCACCACGTGACCGCCGGTGTCCATTGCAACCTGGTCGTCAACCCACGCAGCGTTGAGGCCCAAGTGCAAGGCGCGGCGCTGATGGGCTTGTCGATGTGTTTGCCAGGCAATGCCATCACCTTGAAAGACGGCGTCGTGCAGCAAAGCAACTTTGCAGACTTCAGCGTTCCGCGCATCACCGACATGCCCGAGTTCGCGGTCCATGTCGTACCGAGCGCCGAACCGCCTACCGGCATGGGTGAGCCCGGCTTGCCGGCCCTGGCCCCCGCTTTTGCAAACGCCATTGCCAGTCTGACGGGTAAGCCAATACGCGAACTGCCTTTCAAGCTGACATAA
- a CDS encoding (2Fe-2S)-binding protein → MSVLTINGREYTVDVDPSTPILWTLRDTLGMTGTKFGCGAALCGACTVHLDGQAIRSCVTPIAAAEGRKITTIEAATNGSDPVGAAVHEAWVKHDVAQCGYCQSGQIMSATAFLKVQPKGKQPTAAEIDSAMAGNICRCGTYARIRAAVADAAKVLA, encoded by the coding sequence ATGAGCGTCCTCACCATCAATGGCCGTGAATACACGGTTGACGTAGATCCCAGCACCCCCATTCTCTGGACCCTGCGTGACACCTTGGGGATGACCGGCACTAAGTTTGGCTGCGGCGCGGCGCTGTGCGGCGCCTGCACTGTTCACCTGGATGGTCAGGCCATTCGATCCTGTGTGACGCCAATAGCAGCGGCCGAGGGTCGCAAGATCACCACCATCGAAGCGGCGACAAATGGCAGCGACCCGGTCGGTGCTGCCGTGCATGAGGCTTGGGTCAAGCACGACGTGGCGCAATGTGGCTACTGCCAGAGCGGTCAAATCATGAGCGCGACGGCTTTTCTAAAAGTCCAACCCAAAGGCAAGCAACCCACCGCTGCCGAGATCGATTCAGCCATGGCGGGCAATATTTGCCGCTGCGGTACCTACGCCCGTATTCGCGCGGCGGTGGCGGATGCCGCTAAAGTCCTTGCCTGA
- a CDS encoding putative quinol monooxygenase: protein MSVLRIAVVVGCIWVGSVLAAEPTEKVVRIAQLVIDPAQLAAYQTAVKEEIADSVRLEPGVLAIYSVAEKDHPNRLHFFEIYANEAAYKSHIASAHFQKYVNTTKSMIVSRTLIETDPVQLSAQQGQ from the coding sequence ATGTCGGTCCTGCGTATAGCTGTTGTAGTTGGATGCATTTGGGTAGGTTCGGTGTTGGCCGCGGAGCCGACCGAAAAAGTCGTGCGGATTGCACAACTCGTGATAGACCCTGCTCAATTGGCGGCTTACCAAACGGCGGTCAAGGAGGAAATAGCTGACTCTGTTCGCCTTGAGCCAGGCGTGCTCGCGATTTATTCGGTGGCGGAAAAGGACCACCCGAACCGCCTTCACTTCTTCGAAATCTATGCAAACGAAGCGGCCTACAAAAGCCACATCGCATCTGCCCATTTTCAGAAATACGTGAATACGACAAAGTCGATGATCGTGTCCAGAACGCTTATCGAAACCGACCCGGTGCAACTCAGCGCACAGCAAGGTCAATGA
- a CDS encoding LysR family transcriptional regulator, producing MNRNDLRRVDLNLLIVFETLMHERSVTRAAEKLFLGQPAISAALSRLRGLFDDPLFVRTGRSMEPSARAVEIFALLSPALDSISTAVSRAAEFDPATSTAVFRIGLSDDVEFALLPMLLKRLRAESPGIVLVVRRANYILMPSLLASGEISIGVSYTADLPANAKRKVLRRSMPKLLRADTVPGPLSLDDFCARPHALVSFAGDLSGFIDEELEKLGRKRHVVLAVPQFNGLSTLLSGTDIVATVPDYTAEALTAAGGVRAEDPPLPVRSFELHMAWRGSQDNDPGERWLRSRIQMFFGDPESL from the coding sequence ATGAATCGTAATGACCTGCGTCGTGTCGACCTGAACCTGTTGATCGTATTCGAAACATTGATGCACGAACGCAGCGTGACCCGCGCTGCGGAGAAGCTGTTCCTCGGCCAGCCGGCCATCAGCGCGGCGCTCTCGCGCCTGCGCGGGCTGTTCGATGATCCATTGTTCGTGCGCACGGGCCGCAGCATGGAGCCCTCCGCTCGCGCGGTGGAAATCTTCGCCCTGCTCTCCCCGGCACTCGATTCGATTTCCACCGCCGTCAGCCGTGCGGCGGAATTCGACCCGGCGACCAGTACCGCGGTCTTCCGCATCGGCCTGTCGGACGACGTCGAATTCGCCCTGCTGCCGATGCTGCTCAAGCGCCTGCGCGCCGAATCGCCGGGGATCGTGCTGGTGGTGCGGCGGGCCAACTACATCCTGATGCCGAGCCTGCTGGCCTCGGGCGAGATTTCCATCGGCGTCAGCTACACCGCGGACCTGCCGGCAAACGCCAAGCGCAAAGTGCTGCGCCGCAGCATGCCCAAGCTGCTACGCGCCGACACCGTGCCGGGGCCCTTGAGCCTGGATGATTTCTGCGCGCGGCCCCACGCGCTGGTGTCGTTCGCCGGCGACCTGAGCGGCTTTATCGATGAAGAACTGGAAAAGCTCGGGCGCAAACGCCATGTGGTGCTCGCGGTACCGCAGTTCAACGGGCTGAGCACCCTGCTCAGCGGCACCGATATTGTCGCCACCGTGCCGGATTACACAGCAGAAGCGTTGACGGCGGCCGGCGGTGTGCGGGCTGAAGATCCGCCATTGCCGGTGCGCAGTTTTGAGTTGCACATGGCCTGGCGCGGGTCCCAGGACAATGATCCGGGGGAGCGATGGTTGAGGTCGCGGATTCAGATGTTTTTTGGCGACCCTGAAAGTCTTTAG
- a CDS encoding zinc-dependent alcohol dehydrogenase family protein — translation MSRTIRFHKFGPAEVLKCEEHAAALPAPGEVQVRVEAIGISWYDILWRQNLASSHARLPSGLGHEMAGVVTALGEGVDDLEIGDKVASFPAESPNDYPVYGEQIVLPRSALTRYPDVLTPIEASVHYTPLLIAYFAYADLARVKPGQFALVTDASHCAGPSFVQLGKALGVRVIAATKTADEREYLLSLGAEKVIVTEEQDLLMQINKITDNRGVDVVFDGLGGPQMSLLGDVLAPRGSLVLYGLQGGNQTPFPACAAFQKNIQFFVHCIGNFTGKPELGIIQDQAALQRALRDINQLTADRVLLPLKTRVFPFAEFVEAHRYMDECPCRERVALQVEPA, via the coding sequence ATGTCACGCACGATCCGTTTTCACAAGTTTGGTCCAGCCGAGGTGCTCAAATGCGAAGAGCATGCGGCCGCTCTGCCTGCGCCGGGCGAAGTGCAGGTGCGCGTCGAGGCGATTGGCATCAGTTGGTACGACATCCTCTGGCGCCAGAACCTGGCATCGTCCCATGCTCGCCTGCCTTCTGGGCTTGGCCATGAGATGGCCGGCGTAGTCACCGCGCTCGGCGAGGGTGTCGATGACCTGGAAATCGGTGACAAGGTCGCCAGCTTCCCGGCCGAGAGCCCCAACGATTATCCGGTTTATGGCGAACAGATCGTGCTGCCGCGCTCGGCGCTGACCCGTTACCCGGACGTTCTGACCCCGATCGAAGCCAGTGTGCATTACACGCCGCTGTTGATCGCCTATTTCGCCTACGCCGATCTGGCACGGGTCAAGCCTGGGCAATTTGCCCTGGTCACCGACGCCAGCCACTGCGCCGGACCTTCGTTCGTCCAGTTGGGCAAAGCCTTGGGTGTGCGGGTGATTGCCGCGACCAAGACGGCGGATGAACGGGAATACCTGCTGTCGCTCGGCGCCGAAAAAGTCATCGTCACCGAAGAACAGGATCTGCTGATGCAAATCAACAAGATCACCGATAACCGTGGCGTGGACGTGGTGTTCGACGGACTCGGCGGCCCACAGATGTCGCTGCTTGGCGATGTGCTCGCGCCTCGTGGCAGCCTGGTGCTCTACGGCCTGCAAGGCGGTAACCAGACGCCATTCCCGGCCTGCGCAGCGTTCCAGAAGAACATTCAGTTCTTTGTGCACTGTATCGGTAACTTCACCGGCAAGCCGGAGTTGGGCATCATTCAGGACCAGGCTGCGCTGCAACGGGCCTTGCGCGATATCAACCAGCTGACCGCGGACCGTGTGCTGCTGCCGCTCAAGACCCGGGTGTTCCCGTTTGCCGAGTTTGTCGAAGCACACCGCTACATGGACGAATGCCCTTGTCGCGAAAGGGTCGCCCTCCAGGTCGAACCTGCATAA
- a CDS encoding PLP-dependent aminotransferase family protein — protein sequence MKGPRETDFAYQAVYRYLTNLIEEPASDSRVRLPSLRQLADRLSVSISTIQYAYSLLEKEGRVYSIAKSGYYALPVSSITVPGSGHDLLETVYVNARRPGMLVLSADEPALLQPLDRPLLLLERELLRQYPRQPQSSSQPCGELELRAALAARYTTSPLRCWHADDVYIGADLRGVLEILIAVLCLKDATVLVESPCDWVILRLLQAADVEVIELPLQACGGLDVERLKELLETRPVRLVMLSSSVNMPRGSLAPDDNRHLVAQLLAQHDSWVLENDCYGELGFEPDGLRFRDLLDPERLIVFSTFEKVIGPEAPYGYLLSRHLRVELQRQFLLRSFRLSPIRQKAIARLYGNGRIDHHLQVLRRLLKDRKVQMTQLLQERLGDALQFVDPQGGATIWARSLRQVDVHRVFQRLLKHQVVIAPGELFSLQGLHSQHLRLSHTFGGDHDLAAVLGLLGDALRLEAID from the coding sequence GTGAAAGGACCAAGAGAAACCGACTTCGCCTATCAGGCGGTGTACCGCTACCTGACCAACCTGATCGAGGAACCGGCCAGCGACTCTCGAGTGCGCTTGCCATCGTTGCGCCAGTTGGCGGACCGCTTGAGCGTGTCGATCTCGACGATTCAGTACGCTTACTCACTGCTGGAGAAGGAAGGGCGCGTGTACTCGATCGCCAAGTCGGGTTATTACGCGCTACCCGTGTCCTCCATCACGGTGCCCGGCAGTGGCCATGACTTGCTCGAAACGGTCTATGTGAATGCCAGGCGTCCCGGCATGCTGGTCTTGAGCGCCGATGAGCCGGCGTTGTTGCAACCCCTGGACCGGCCATTGCTGCTGCTGGAGAGGGAATTGCTGCGCCAGTATCCGCGCCAGCCACAATCGTCTTCGCAGCCTTGCGGAGAGCTGGAACTGCGTGCGGCGCTGGCCGCGCGGTATACCACCTCGCCACTGCGTTGCTGGCACGCCGATGACGTGTACATCGGCGCAGACCTGCGTGGTGTGCTGGAAATATTGATCGCCGTGCTGTGCCTCAAGGACGCCACGGTGCTCGTCGAGTCGCCCTGCGACTGGGTGATTCTGCGCCTGTTGCAGGCTGCGGACGTGGAGGTGATCGAGCTGCCGCTGCAAGCCTGCGGCGGTCTGGACGTCGAGCGCCTCAAGGAGTTGCTGGAAACCAGGCCGGTACGCCTGGTGATGCTCTCATCCTCAGTGAACATGCCACGGGGCAGCCTGGCGCCCGACGACAACCGACACCTTGTCGCGCAGTTGCTGGCGCAGCATGACAGTTGGGTCCTGGAAAACGACTGCTACGGTGAGCTCGGATTCGAGCCGGACGGGCTGCGGTTTCGCGACCTGCTGGACCCTGAACGGCTGATCGTGTTTTCCACGTTCGAAAAGGTCATCGGGCCCGAGGCACCCTACGGTTACCTGCTTTCGCGGCATCTGCGGGTTGAACTGCAACGACAGTTTTTGTTGCGCTCCTTTCGCCTGTCACCGATTCGACAGAAAGCCATCGCCCGCTTGTACGGCAATGGCCGTATCGACCATCACCTGCAGGTGTTGCGGCGGTTACTCAAGGATCGAAAAGTGCAGATGACCCAGCTGCTGCAGGAGCGTCTGGGCGATGCCTTGCAGTTCGTCGATCCCCAGGGCGGTGCGACGATCTGGGCCCGTTCACTGCGCCAGGTCGATGTGCATCGAGTGTTTCAGCGTCTGCTCAAGCACCAGGTGGTGATCGCGCCGGGAGAACTGTTCAGTCTTCAGGGGTTGCACTCGCAACATCTGCGCCTGAGTCATACGTTCGGCGGCGATCATGATCTCGCTGCCGTACTGGGTCTGCTGGGGGATGCGTTGCGTCTGGAAGCGATCGACTGA
- the pgm gene encoding phosphoglucomutase (alpha-D-glucose-1,6-bisphosphate-dependent), translated as MTLSPFAGKPAPAELLVDIPRLVTAYYTGQPDAAISTQRVAFGTSGHRGSSFDLSFNEWHVLAISQAICLYREAQGIDGPLFVGIDTHALSTPAGASALEVLAANGVTVMIAEGDEYTPTPAISHAILCYNRGRTSGLADGIVITPSHNPPQSGGYKYNPTNGGPADTHITKWIEAKANELLGNKLAGVKRISYEQALKAGTTHRHDYLNTYVADLINVIDFDAIRDAKLHLGVDPLGGAGVRYWSAIAEHYKLDLEVVNKQVDPTFRFMTVDWDGQIRMDPSSPHAMQGLIGLKERFDVAFACDPDHDRHGIVTPSGGLLAPNNYLAVTIDYLFQNRPQWRADAAVGKTVVSSGLIDRVAKRLGRRLYEVPVGFKWFADGLFDGSLGFGGEESAGASFLRKDGSVWCTDKDGLIPALLAAEMTARTGRDPSQAYRALTDELGEPFSVRVDAKANPEQKALLSKLSPDQVTSTQLAGEAIQSILSHAPGNDQAIGGLKVMTENGWFAARPSGTEDIYKIYAESFVSDEHLKQLVAEAQTLVDGAISAK; from the coding sequence ATGACACTCAGTCCTTTTGCGGGCAAACCGGCACCGGCAGAACTGTTGGTCGACATCCCGCGACTGGTAACGGCCTATTACACCGGCCAGCCTGATGCCGCCATCTCCACCCAGCGCGTAGCCTTTGGCACGTCCGGGCACCGAGGCAGCTCGTTCGACTTGAGTTTCAACGAATGGCACGTACTGGCGATCAGCCAGGCCATCTGCCTGTACCGCGAAGCCCAGGGCATCGATGGCCCGCTGTTCGTCGGCATCGATACCCACGCGTTGTCCACGCCGGCCGGGGCCAGCGCCCTCGAAGTGCTGGCCGCCAACGGCGTGACGGTGATGATCGCCGAAGGTGACGAATACACCCCTACGCCTGCCATATCCCACGCCATCCTCTGCTACAACCGCGGACGCACGTCGGGCCTGGCGGATGGCATCGTGATCACGCCGTCCCACAATCCACCGCAAAGCGGTGGCTATAAATACAACCCCACCAACGGTGGCCCGGCCGATACCCACATCACCAAGTGGATCGAAGCCAAGGCCAACGAACTGCTCGGCAACAAGCTGGCCGGCGTCAAGCGCATCAGCTACGAGCAGGCGTTGAAGGCTGGCACCACCCATCGTCACGATTACCTCAACACCTATGTGGCCGACCTGATCAACGTGATCGACTTCGATGCCATTCGCGATGCCAAGCTGCATTTGGGCGTCGATCCGCTGGGCGGAGCAGGGGTGCGCTACTGGTCGGCGATTGCCGAGCATTACAAGCTGGACCTGGAAGTGGTGAACAAGCAGGTCGATCCGACCTTCCGTTTCATGACGGTCGATTGGGATGGCCAGATCCGCATGGACCCATCGTCCCCCCATGCGATGCAAGGTCTGATTGGCTTGAAAGAACGCTTCGACGTAGCGTTTGCCTGCGACCCGGATCACGACCGCCATGGCATCGTGACCCCGTCCGGCGGCCTGCTGGCGCCGAACAATTACCTGGCGGTGACCATCGATTACCTGTTCCAGAACCGTCCGCAGTGGCGCGCCGATGCCGCCGTGGGTAAAACCGTGGTCAGCAGCGGCCTGATCGATCGCGTTGCCAAGCGCCTGGGCCGTCGTCTGTATGAAGTCCCGGTCGGCTTCAAGTGGTTTGCCGATGGCCTGTTCGACGGTTCACTGGGCTTTGGTGGCGAAGAAAGCGCCGGCGCTTCGTTCCTGCGCAAGGATGGCAGCGTCTGGTGCACCGACAAGGATGGCTTGATCCCGGCCTTGCTGGCCGCTGAAATGACTGCTCGTACCGGGCGTGACCCAAGCCAGGCCTATCGCGCCCTGACCGATGAACTGGGCGAACCGTTCTCGGTGCGGGTCGACGCCAAGGCCAACCCGGAACAGAAAGCCTTGCTGAGCAAGTTGTCGCCGGATCAGGTCACCTCCACTCAACTGGCGGGCGAAGCCATTCAGAGCATTCTTAGCCATGCACCAGGTAACGACCAGGCCATCGGCGGCTTGAAAGTCATGACCGAAAATGGCTGGTTCGCGGCGCGGCCGTCGGGTACGGAAGACATCTACAAGATCTACGCCGAGAGCTTTGTCAGTGACGAGCATCTCAAGCAGTTGGTGGCCGAGGCCCAAACCCTCGTGGATGGCGCTATTTCCGCGAAGTGA
- a CDS encoding pirin family protein, with protein sequence MLELRPFNSLGGAHHGWLDAHHHFSFAEYHDPDRMNWGNLRVWNDDVIAPGTGFPQHPHRDMEIITYVREGAITHQDNLGNKGRTEAGDVQVMSAGTGIAHSEYNLEATETRIFQIWIIPNESGLAPSWGAKPFPKGQREGFVTLASGKSGDDQSLRIRADARLVAANLKAGESAEYRLDNGRRAYLVPATGVIEINGLRAQARDGVAVADEQVLRVTAIEDSEIVLVDLA encoded by the coding sequence ATGCTCGAACTCAGACCCTTCAACTCCCTGGGCGGCGCCCACCATGGCTGGCTGGATGCCCACCACCACTTTTCATTCGCCGAGTACCACGATCCGGACCGCATGAACTGGGGCAACCTGCGGGTATGGAACGATGACGTGATTGCCCCCGGCACGGGCTTCCCGCAACACCCCCACCGGGACATGGAAATCATCACCTATGTACGTGAAGGTGCAATCACCCACCAGGATAACCTGGGCAACAAAGGTCGAACCGAAGCGGGCGACGTTCAGGTCATGAGCGCCGGTACCGGGATCGCCCACAGCGAGTACAACCTGGAGGCAACCGAGACCAGGATCTTCCAGATCTGGATCATCCCGAACGAATCGGGTCTGGCACCGTCCTGGGGCGCCAAGCCGTTCCCGAAAGGTCAGCGCGAAGGTTTCGTGACCCTGGCCAGCGGCAAGTCCGGCGACGATCAGAGCCTGCGGATTCGGGCTGATGCTCGACTGGTGGCCGCTAATCTGAAAGCCGGGGAGTCCGCCGAGTATCGCCTGGACAATGGCCGTCGTGCCTACCTGGTACCGGCGACTGGAGTCATTGAAATCAATGGGTTGCGCGCACAAGCTCGAGACGGTGTGGCGGTGGCCGATGAGCAGGTGTTGCGGGTGACGGCGATCGAGGACAGTGAAATCGTGCTGGTGGATCTGGCTTGA